One part of the [Synechococcus] sp. NIES-970 genome encodes these proteins:
- the argF gene encoding ornithine carbamoyltransferase produces the protein MNALKGRDLLSIADLSSSEITSLLNLAADLKQGKITPTCPKTLGLLFYKASTRTRVSFTVAMYQLGGNVIDLNPNRTQVGRGEPIEDTARVLDRYLDILAIRTFDQQDLETFADYCEMPIINALTDLEHPCQMLADLQTMQETFGQLEGLTMTYVGDGNNVAHSILLGGALVGMNIHIATPKGYEPSPEIVAQAKAIAGDRSRILITHDPKEAAEGCHAIYTDVWASMGQENLADSRIPIFQPYQVNAELMALADKEAIALHCLPAHRGEEITAEVMEGRQSKIWDQAENRMHAQKALMASLLGVV, from the coding sequence ATGAATGCACTCAAGGGTCGGGATCTGCTGAGCATTGCAGACCTAAGCAGCAGCGAAATCACGTCATTACTCAACCTAGCGGCGGATCTCAAACAGGGAAAAATCACTCCCACTTGCCCCAAAACCCTTGGTTTGTTGTTCTACAAGGCCTCCACCCGTACCCGCGTTTCTTTTACCGTGGCGATGTATCAATTGGGCGGCAATGTCATTGACCTAAACCCCAACCGCACCCAGGTGGGCCGGGGCGAACCGATCGAAGATACCGCTAGGGTGCTCGACCGTTACCTCGATATTCTGGCGATTCGCACCTTTGACCAGCAAGATCTCGAAACCTTTGCAGACTACTGCGAAATGCCGATTATCAATGCCCTCACCGACCTGGAGCATCCCTGTCAGATGCTGGCAGATCTCCAAACGATGCAGGAAACCTTTGGCCAACTGGAAGGTTTGACCATGACCTACGTGGGGGACGGCAATAATGTCGCCCATTCCATTCTCCTCGGTGGAGCTCTGGTGGGGATGAATATTCATATTGCTACCCCTAAGGGCTATGAACCCAGCCCAGAGATCGTCGCCCAGGCCAAGGCAATCGCCGGCGATCGCAGTCGGATTCTCATTACCCATGACCCCAAGGAAGCCGCCGAGGGCTGCCATGCAATCTATACCGATGTGTGGGCCAGCATGGGCCAAGAAAACCTTGCCGACAGCCGAATTCCCATTTTTCAGCCCTACCAAGTGAATGCCGAATTGATGGCCCTCGCCGACAAAGAGGCGATCGCCCTCCACTGTTTACCCGCCCACCGGGGTGAAGAAATTACCGCTGAAGTGATGGAGGGGCGCCAGTCAAAAATCTGGGACCAAGCCGAAAACCGGATGCACGCCCAAAAAGCCCTGATGGCCAGTCTCCTCGGTGTCGTCTAA
- the fadD gene encoding long-chain-fatty-acid CoA ligase — MRTAAPYDKIQSLSEIWAIAADQYGDIVALYNPHSEPEFKLTYRQLWQDIQRFGAGLQALGLQPEEKVALIADNSPRWFIADQGSIAAGAVNAVRSSQAEKQELLYIYSDSESRFLIVEDRQTFERLSPEIIDLQPRAVIFLTDEAVPDTELPIFNFSQLMALGSQEELKMPERSSQDLMTLIYTSGTTGKPKGVMLSHGNVLYQVRNLDQVIQPNPGDVTLSILPTWHSYERAAEYFLLSQGCTQIYTNIRNIKKDLQTYKPGYMVAVPRIWESIYEGVQKNLREQPAKKQKLVNFFLTCSQNYVLAQRIAQNRSLEHFSVSPLSRAVNKVKAIALAPLHALGNKLVYQKIRSATGGKIRYVISGGGSLAQHIDTFFEIVGINILVGYGLTETSPVTNARRPEQNVRGSAGPALKGTEIRIVDLETRQPLPQGQKGLVLIRGPQVMQGYYRKPEATAKAIDPEGWFDSGDLGWITPLGDLVLTGRAKDTIVLTNGENIEPQPIEDACVRSPYIDQIMLVGQDEKSLGALIVPNLDVLQQWVTESNLGLQLPGPGTPQEALPQTDLYSKPVLNLFKQELNREIQNRPGYRPDDRITDFALILEPFSIKNGLMTQTLKVKRLVVTEKYASLISSLYRKD, encoded by the coding sequence ATGCGCACTGCTGCCCCCTACGACAAAATCCAATCTCTATCCGAAATTTGGGCGATCGCCGCTGACCAATACGGTGACATTGTGGCCCTCTACAATCCCCACAGTGAGCCAGAATTTAAACTAACCTATCGCCAGCTATGGCAAGATATTCAACGATTTGGCGCCGGTCTCCAGGCTCTTGGTCTCCAACCTGAGGAAAAAGTTGCCCTCATCGCCGATAACAGTCCCCGCTGGTTCATCGCCGACCAAGGTAGTATCGCCGCTGGTGCTGTCAATGCAGTACGTTCATCCCAGGCAGAAAAACAAGAACTGCTCTATATCTACAGTGATAGTGAAAGTCGGTTTCTCATCGTCGAAGACCGTCAAACCTTTGAACGCCTCAGCCCAGAAATAATTGATCTGCAACCCCGGGCAGTCATTTTTCTCACTGATGAGGCCGTGCCTGACACAGAACTCCCGATTTTTAATTTTTCCCAGTTGATGGCCCTCGGCTCCCAAGAGGAGTTGAAGATGCCGGAGCGATCGTCCCAGGATCTGATGACTTTAATCTACACCTCAGGCACGACGGGAAAGCCTAAGGGGGTGATGCTGTCCCATGGCAATGTCTTGTATCAAGTGCGTAACCTCGACCAGGTGATCCAACCCAATCCGGGCGATGTTACCCTGAGCATCCTCCCCACTTGGCATTCCTACGAGCGAGCCGCTGAATATTTTCTGCTCTCCCAGGGCTGTACCCAGATTTACACCAATATCCGCAACATCAAAAAAGACCTCCAGACCTACAAACCCGGTTACATGGTCGCCGTGCCACGCATTTGGGAATCGATTTACGAAGGGGTGCAAAAAAATCTCCGGGAACAGCCGGCGAAAAAACAAAAATTAGTGAACTTCTTCCTCACCTGTTCCCAAAATTACGTCCTCGCCCAACGCATTGCCCAGAACCGCAGCTTGGAACATTTCTCTGTTTCTCCCCTCAGCCGGGCCGTCAATAAGGTGAAGGCGATCGCCCTGGCGCCGCTCCATGCCCTGGGGAACAAACTGGTTTACCAAAAAATTCGCAGTGCCACTGGTGGCAAAATTCGCTACGTGATCAGCGGTGGCGGCTCCCTGGCCCAACATATCGACACCTTTTTTGAAATTGTTGGCATCAATATCCTCGTCGGCTACGGCCTCACCGAAACATCGCCTGTGACCAATGCCCGCCGCCCCGAACAAAATGTCCGGGGTTCCGCTGGCCCCGCCCTCAAAGGTACTGAAATTCGGATCGTGGACCTTGAAACCCGCCAGCCCCTCCCCCAGGGCCAAAAGGGTCTTGTGCTCATCCGTGGCCCCCAGGTGATGCAAGGCTACTACCGTAAGCCTGAGGCCACTGCTAAGGCGATCGACCCCGAAGGCTGGTTTGATAGTGGTGACCTCGGCTGGATTACCCCCCTCGGTGATCTGGTTTTGACTGGCCGGGCAAAAGATACAATCGTCCTCACCAACGGCGAAAACATCGAACCACAACCCATTGAAGATGCCTGCGTCCGTAGCCCCTACATCGATCAAATTATGTTGGTGGGTCAGGATGAAAAATCTTTGGGGGCCTTAATTGTGCCGAATCTTGATGTACTTCAGCAGTGGGTCACCGAGAGCAACCTGGGTCTACAGTTACCGGGGCCGGGCACTCCCCAAGAAGCCCTACCCCAGACAGATTTGTACAGTAAGCCCGTGTTGAACTTATTCAAGCAAGAGCTCAACCGCGAAATTCAGAACCGGCCTGGTTATCGCCCTGATGATCGCATCACTGATTTTGCGCTCATTCTGGAGCCATTTTCGATCAAAAATGGCCTGATGACCCAAACCCTCAAGGTCAAGCGCTTAGTTGTCACTGAAAAATATGCATCTTTGATCAGCTCCCTATACCGTAAAGACTAG
- a CDS encoding hypothetical protein (conserved hypothetical protein): MDGNQLPTLTVKRPINLKVIVTPRWKEEVQQQLQGQIAAFDDQLQQLDAQGNRTIGELQQQGNTPQVAQQIENVQLQVNQRKREILEKKNQVLQQLQQLQTLELDQEVAQGQLEGFAAVKVGDNLVRKLNIELVMRDGVVEEIRGEI; the protein is encoded by the coding sequence ATGGACGGCAACCAACTACCCACCCTCACCGTAAAACGCCCGATCAATCTCAAAGTGATTGTGACCCCCCGCTGGAAAGAGGAGGTGCAACAACAGCTCCAAGGGCAAATTGCAGCCTTTGATGACCAACTGCAGCAGCTTGATGCCCAGGGAAATCGCACTATTGGGGAACTCCAGCAGCAGGGCAATACGCCCCAGGTGGCACAACAAATTGAGAATGTCCAGCTCCAGGTGAACCAGAGAAAGCGTGAAATTCTTGAAAAGAAAAATCAGGTGCTGCAACAGTTACAACAGCTCCAAACCCTAGAGCTAGATCAAGAGGTGGCCCAGGGCCAACTGGAGGGTTTTGCGGCAGTGAAGGTCGGGGATAACTTGGTGCGCAAGCTCAATATTGAATTGGTAATGCGCGATGGGGTCGTCGAAGAAATTCGCGGTGAAATCTAG
- the tyrA gene encoding prephenate dehydrogenase, translating to MKIGIVGLGLIGGSLAIAFREKGLEVLGVSRKATTCETALAKGIVTRASTEMGLLQTADVVFLCAPIKAIVPTAQALIPHLKPTTILTDVASVKGEIVQAIAPLWPNFVGGHPMAGTAEQGIDAAIPGLFIDAPYVVTPTPETSPDAVETLKGLIALLQSRFYCCAPQIHDQAVAWISHLPVYVSASLIAACGSETNSEILQMAQAIASSGFRDTSRVGGGNPELGLMMAQGNRQALLNSLAGYRAQLDQAIAFIEQEDWEAIASLLATTQQQRPSFL from the coding sequence ATGAAAATTGGCATTGTTGGGCTGGGCTTAATTGGTGGATCTTTGGCGATCGCCTTCCGGGAAAAAGGCTTAGAAGTGTTGGGGGTATCCCGCAAGGCCACCACTTGCGAAACTGCGTTGGCGAAGGGAATTGTGACCAGAGCAAGCACAGAGATGGGGCTCCTCCAGACAGCAGATGTGGTGTTTCTCTGTGCGCCCATTAAGGCCATTGTGCCTACAGCCCAAGCGCTCATTCCCCACCTGAAACCCACGACGATTTTGACGGATGTGGCCTCGGTAAAGGGAGAAATTGTCCAGGCGATCGCCCCGTTATGGCCTAATTTTGTTGGCGGGCATCCCATGGCGGGTACTGCCGAGCAGGGCATTGACGCCGCGATTCCTGGCTTATTCATCGATGCCCCCTACGTTGTGACACCGACCCCTGAAACGTCCCCTGATGCAGTAGAAACGCTCAAAGGTTTAATCGCACTCCTCCAGAGCCGCTTTTATTGCTGCGCCCCACAGATCCATGACCAGGCGGTGGCCTGGATTTCTCACCTGCCTGTCTATGTCAGTGCCAGTTTAATTGCGGCTTGTGGGTCAGAAACAAATTCTGAAATTTTGCAGATGGCCCAGGCGATCGCCAGTTCGGGCTTTCGCGATACCAGTCGAGTAGGAGGTGGTAATCCAGAATTGGGGCTAATGATGGCCCAGGGAAATCGGCAAGCACTCTTAAACTCTCTGGCTGGCTACCGAGCGCAGTTAGACCAGGCGATCGCCTTTATTGAACAGGAAGACTGGGAGGCGATCGCCTCCCTCTTGGCCACAACCCAGCAGCAGCGGCCCAGTTTCCTCTAA
- the pcm gene encoding protein-L-isoaspartate O-methyltransferase, with the protein MLQCFDPHNLPMDLPPTDDFLTDPTVAARQKMVTQQIIARGIRDCAVLEALRKVPRHCFVPPLLQNFAYADQPLDIGHGQTISQPYIVAYMTEAAQLNSGSRVLEIGTGCGYQTAILAEIAQTVFTIEIIPDLARQAGDRLKHLGYQNIHYKIGDGYQGWPEFAPYDAILVTAAPDHRPQPLLKQLAVGGHLIIPVGTIGQRLEVLHKTSTDLAMEKAIAVQFVPLQGHSSRF; encoded by the coding sequence GTGCTTCAATGTTTTGATCCTCACAACTTACCGATGGATCTTCCACCAACTGATGATTTTTTAACAGATCCAACTGTGGCCGCGCGTCAAAAAATGGTGACCCAGCAGATCATCGCCCGGGGCATTCGGGATTGCGCAGTCCTAGAAGCCCTCCGCAAAGTCCCCCGTCACTGCTTTGTGCCGCCTTTACTCCAAAATTTTGCCTACGCCGATCAACCCCTCGATATTGGCCATGGTCAAACTATTTCTCAGCCCTACATCGTTGCGTACATGACTGAGGCTGCCCAACTCAATTCGGGGAGTCGGGTGCTAGAAATTGGCACAGGTTGCGGTTATCAAACGGCGATCCTGGCGGAAATTGCCCAGACAGTTTTTACTATTGAAATTATTCCCGACCTTGCTCGACAGGCGGGCGATCGCCTTAAACATTTGGGTTATCAAAATATCCATTACAAAATTGGTGATGGTTACCAAGGCTGGCCGGAATTTGCCCCTTACGATGCCATCCTTGTCACTGCCGCCCCAGATCATCGGCCCCAGCCGCTTTTAAAACAGTTAGCTGTGGGTGGCCACCTGATTATCCCTGTAGGAACTATTGGTCAACGTTTAGAGGTTCTCCATAAAACCAGCACTGATCTGGCTATGGAAAAGGCGATCGCCGTGCAATTTGTCCCCCTCCAGGGCCATAGTTCTCGGTTTTAG
- a CDS encoding hypothetical protein (conserved hypothetical protein): MVPLPPLTTDTIQQILDDTLDDDTLHHLVWHYLGYRYDEIEKCWQLDLVDPAWAEKYPEPPKFIEERPPTVQLTRAIPKPYKALLKEKMGFKGYTIDQLIPRLTRRATMASWLLSYMAQNGLLVG; this comes from the coding sequence ATGGTGCCTTTACCTCCCCTGACGACCGATACAATTCAGCAGATCCTCGACGATACCCTCGATGATGACACTCTGCACCACCTGGTATGGCACTATCTCGGCTACCGCTATGACGAAATAGAAAAGTGTTGGCAGCTCGATTTAGTCGATCCGGCTTGGGCCGAAAAATACCCAGAACCTCCCAAATTTATCGAGGAGCGTCCCCCCACGGTGCAGCTCACCCGCGCCATTCCCAAGCCTTACAAAGCGCTTCTGAAAGAAAAAATGGGCTTCAAAGGTTACACCATCGATCAACTGATTCCACGTCTGACCCGACGGGCAACCATGGCCAGTTGGCTCCTCAGTTACATGGCGCAGAATGGCTTATTAGTAGGGTGA
- the ureC gene encoding urease, alpha subunit: MSYRMSRRAYAETYGPTVGDKVRLADTELWLEVERDYTTYGDEVKFGGGKVIRDGMGQSAVTRADGAVDVVITNALIVDWWGIVKADIGIKDGKICKIGKAGNPDIQDNIDIIIGPSTEAIAGEGHIVTAGGIDTHIHFICPQQIETALASGITTMIGGGTGPATGTNATTCTPGEWNMYRMLEAAEAFPMNLGFTGKGNSAKPEGLIEQVRAGAIGLKLHEDWGTTPATIDTCLSVADEFDVQVAIHTDTLNEAGFVEDTIAAFKNRVIHTYHTEGAGGGHAPDIIKVCGEANVLPSSTNPTRPYTINTLEEHLDMLMVCHHLDKSIPEDVAFAESRIRRETIAAEDILHDLGAFSMISSDSQAMGRVGETIIRSWQTAHKMKVQRGALPQESDDNDNFRIRRYVAKYTINPAITHGIANYVGSVEEGKYADLCLWKPAFFGVKPQLVIKGGFIAYAQMGDANASIPTPQPVHGRSMFASFGKALNATSFTFISQAAMENDVAKKLGLQKTILPVSNCRNLSKLDLKLNDYLPKMEVDPETYQVRADGEILVCEPATVLPMAQRYFLF; this comes from the coding sequence ATGAGTTACCGCATGTCTCGCCGCGCCTATGCCGAAACCTATGGCCCCACAGTGGGAGACAAGGTGCGTTTGGCGGATACGGAACTGTGGCTAGAGGTGGAACGGGATTACACAACCTACGGCGATGAGGTGAAATTTGGCGGCGGTAAGGTAATCCGCGATGGCATGGGTCAGTCGGCTGTTACCCGGGCAGATGGGGCAGTGGATGTGGTGATTACCAATGCGCTAATTGTCGATTGGTGGGGCATTGTCAAAGCGGATATCGGCATTAAGGACGGCAAAATTTGCAAGATTGGCAAGGCGGGTAACCCTGATATTCAGGACAATATCGACATTATCATTGGCCCTAGCACCGAGGCGATCGCCGGAGAGGGTCACATTGTCACAGCAGGCGGCATCGATACCCACATCCACTTTATTTGTCCGCAGCAAATTGAAACGGCTTTGGCTTCGGGGATTACCACGATGATCGGCGGTGGAACTGGCCCTGCAACGGGAACGAATGCCACCACCTGCACCCCTGGGGAATGGAATATGTACCGGATGCTCGAGGCTGCTGAGGCTTTCCCGATGAACCTTGGTTTTACGGGCAAAGGGAATAGTGCCAAACCTGAGGGACTGATTGAACAGGTCAGAGCGGGGGCGATCGGACTGAAACTCCATGAAGATTGGGGGACAACGCCTGCCACCATTGACACCTGTCTCAGCGTTGCCGATGAATTTGACGTACAGGTTGCCATCCACACGGACACCCTCAACGAAGCCGGTTTTGTCGAAGATACGATCGCCGCCTTTAAAAATCGTGTAATTCACACGTACCATACCGAAGGGGCGGGGGGTGGTCATGCGCCGGACATCATCAAGGTTTGCGGCGAGGCGAATGTGTTGCCTTCTTCTACGAATCCGACCCGTCCCTACACGATCAACACCCTCGAAGAACACCTCGATATGTTGATGGTTTGTCATCACCTCGATAAAAGCATTCCTGAGGATGTCGCCTTTGCAGAGTCGCGGATTCGGCGGGAAACCATCGCAGCAGAGGATATTTTGCACGATTTAGGCGCATTTAGTATGATTTCGTCTGATTCTCAAGCAATGGGTCGCGTCGGTGAAACGATTATTCGCTCATGGCAAACCGCCCACAAAATGAAAGTTCAGCGCGGCGCACTCCCCCAAGAATCTGACGATAACGACAATTTCCGCATCCGTCGCTACGTCGCCAAATACACGATTAATCCCGCCATTACCCACGGTATTGCCAATTATGTCGGTTCCGTGGAAGAAGGAAAATATGCCGATCTTTGCCTCTGGAAACCCGCATTTTTTGGCGTAAAACCGCAACTCGTGATTAAAGGTGGCTTCATTGCTTATGCGCAAATGGGTGATGCCAACGCGAGTATCCCCACACCGCAACCTGTTCACGGGCGATCGATGTTTGCCAGTTTTGGTAAAGCGTTAAATGCCACTTCTTTTACCTTTATTTCTCAGGCGGCAATGGAGAATGATGTTGCGAAAAAATTAGGCTTACAAAAGACTATTTTACCTGTGAGTAATTGCCGTAATCTCAGCAAGCTCGACCTCAAGTTAAATGATTATCTGCCTAAAATGGAAGTAGATCCCGAAACTTATCAGGTGCGTGCTGATGGAGAAATACTTGTCTGCGAACCTGCAACCGTTTTACCGATGGCACAGCGTTACTTTCTTTTTTAG
- the hypE gene encoding hydrogenase expression/formation protein HypE, whose translation MDLTCPIPRQTSPQVLLAHGGGGKLMQDLIDKMFGATFGQTCTGHDAAQLMAPAGDLAFTTDSYVVQPLFFPGGDIGKLAVYGTVNDLAMAGAKPLYLSVGFILEEGLPMETLWQVVHSLAVAAQTVGVQIVTGDTKVVERGKGDGIFINTSGIGAIASPTKIYPGAIQPGDVILVSGDLGRHGIAIMAQREGLALETTIESDCAPLVQPVQDLLTAGIEVHCLRDVTRGGLAAVLNELAIAAGYQFQLDEKQIPITEAVRGACEIFGFDPLHIANEGRFVAIVPPEQAAQSREILQTHQPSAEIIGRVTDIACPGEQLAIAPVIFENSFGVTRILERLSGEQLPRIC comes from the coding sequence ATGGACTTGACCTGTCCTATCCCCCGACAAACCTCTCCCCAGGTACTGCTGGCCCATGGGGGCGGTGGCAAACTGATGCAGGATCTCATCGACAAAATGTTTGGGGCGACCTTTGGGCAAACGTGCACCGGTCATGATGCCGCCCAGTTAATGGCCCCCGCCGGTGATTTGGCCTTCACGACAGATTCCTATGTGGTGCAGCCCCTCTTTTTTCCTGGGGGAGACATCGGCAAGTTGGCAGTCTATGGCACAGTCAATGATCTGGCGATGGCTGGGGCCAAGCCGTTGTATCTTAGTGTTGGTTTTATCCTCGAAGAAGGACTGCCCATGGAAACCCTCTGGCAGGTGGTGCATTCTTTGGCGGTGGCAGCTCAGACAGTGGGCGTTCAAATCGTGACAGGGGATACAAAGGTGGTGGAGCGGGGTAAAGGAGATGGCATTTTTATCAATACTTCAGGGATTGGGGCGATCGCCTCACCGACAAAAATTTACCCAGGGGCGATCCAACCGGGGGATGTAATCTTGGTGAGCGGCGATCTCGGGCGCCATGGCATCGCGATCATGGCCCAACGGGAAGGTTTGGCCCTAGAAACCACCATCGAGAGCGATTGCGCACCTTTGGTCCAACCAGTCCAAGATCTCCTAACAGCAGGCATTGAGGTTCATTGCTTACGAGATGTTACCCGGGGTGGCTTGGCGGCGGTGTTAAACGAACTGGCGATCGCCGCTGGGTATCAGTTTCAACTTGACGAAAAACAAATCCCCATCACAGAAGCGGTGCGAGGAGCCTGTGAAATCTTTGGGTTCGACCCGTTGCACATTGCCAATGAGGGGCGCTTTGTGGCGATTGTCCCGCCGGAACAAGCTGCCCAGAGCCGCGAAATTTTGCAAACCCACCAGCCCAGTGCCGAGATTATTGGTCGGGTCACAGACATTGCCTGCCCTGGGGAACAGTTGGCGATCGCCCCGGTGATCTTCGAAAACAGCTTTGGCGTGACGCGCATTTTAGAACGGCTCAGTGGTGAACAGCTACCCCGCATTTGCTAG
- the hoxE gene encoding hydrogenase subunit E — MSTPHAVPADKRFRVLEVTMKRHQYRQDTLIEVLHKAQEVFGYLEDDVLAYVARGLKLPLSRVYGVATFYHLFSLKPKGKHTCVVCLGTACYVKGSQQLLDDIDHALHIKPGETTADGEISLVTARCIGACGIAPAVVYDDEVCGKQSSSMVLAKLQELVKP; from the coding sequence ATGTCTACTCCCCATGCTGTCCCCGCTGACAAACGTTTCCGGGTGCTAGAAGTCACCATGAAGCGACATCAGTACCGCCAGGACACCCTGATCGAAGTGCTGCACAAGGCCCAGGAGGTTTTTGGGTACCTCGAAGATGACGTGTTGGCCTATGTCGCGCGGGGGTTAAAGTTACCCCTCAGTCGGGTGTATGGGGTGGCCACGTTTTATCATCTGTTTTCCCTTAAACCCAAAGGAAAGCACACCTGTGTGGTCTGTTTGGGCACAGCCTGTTATGTGAAAGGCTCCCAACAGCTCCTCGACGACATTGACCACGCGCTCCACATTAAACCCGGTGAAACGACCGCTGATGGTGAAATTTCCCTAGTCACAGCTCGCTGTATCGGTGCCTGTGGCATTGCTCCGGCGGTCGTTTATGACGATGAGGTCTGCGGTAAACAAAGTTCTTCGATGGTGTTGGCCAAGCTACAGGAATTGGTTAAGCCTTGA
- the hoxF gene encoding hydrogenase large diaphorase subunit F has protein sequence MTDLAELFEIAAAENSSHQKIQIRCCTAAGCMSSGSLAVKEQLEAEIKAKNLGDRLEVVPVGCMKLCGFAPLVDVSENTCFQEVTPAVAADIVNAALGEQPSPALELCDRQAPFFALQKPIVLENSGKIDPERIEAYIARGGYRQLHQVLEDMTPTEVVAEITQSGLRGRGGGGYPTGLKWATVAKMPGDQKYIICNADEGDPGAFMDRAVLESDPHRILEGMAIAGYAVGANHGYIYIRAEYPLAIAHLEKAIKQAKSKGLLGSQIFNCPFNFTIDIRIGAGAFVCGEETALIASIEGKRGTPKPRPPYPAQSGLWGHPTLINNVETYANIVPIIREGADWFSSIGTEKSKGTKVFALTGKVKNNGLIEVPMGTPVRQIVEQMGGGIPDGGTVKSVQTGGPSGGCIPAAFLDTPIEYDSLLKLGTMMGSGGMIVMDESTSMVDVAKFYMEFCQCESCGKCIPCRAGTVQMSDLLSKLLKGEAEPQDIELLESLCYMVKEASLCGLGQSAPNPILSTLRYFRPEYEALVGRSHR, from the coding sequence ATGACCGATTTAGCCGAACTTTTTGAAATTGCGGCAGCCGAGAACAGCAGCCACCAAAAAATTCAAATCCGCTGTTGCACCGCTGCTGGTTGTATGTCCTCGGGTAGTTTAGCGGTCAAGGAACAGCTGGAAGCGGAGATAAAAGCGAAAAATTTAGGCGATCGCCTGGAGGTGGTTCCCGTTGGTTGCATGAAACTCTGCGGTTTTGCCCCCCTGGTAGATGTGAGTGAAAATACTTGTTTTCAGGAGGTGACCCCAGCGGTCGCCGCCGATATTGTTAACGCGGCCCTCGGGGAGCAACCCAGCCCAGCTCTGGAACTATGCGATCGCCAAGCACCATTTTTTGCCTTGCAAAAGCCCATTGTTCTAGAAAACAGCGGCAAAATTGACCCCGAACGGATCGAAGCCTACATTGCCCGGGGTGGCTATCGGCAGTTACACCAAGTGCTCGAAGACATGACGCCCACGGAGGTGGTGGCAGAAATCACCCAGAGCGGCCTGCGGGGACGGGGAGGCGGTGGCTATCCTACGGGCCTGAAGTGGGCGACGGTCGCGAAGATGCCCGGCGACCAAAAATACATTATTTGCAACGCTGATGAAGGGGATCCAGGCGCTTTCATGGACCGGGCTGTGCTCGAAAGTGACCCCCACCGCATCCTCGAAGGGATGGCGATCGCCGGTTACGCAGTCGGGGCAAACCATGGTTATATCTATATTCGAGCGGAATATCCCCTGGCGATCGCCCACCTCGAAAAAGCAATTAAACAGGCCAAAAGCAAAGGACTCCTTGGTAGCCAAATTTTTAACTGTCCCTTCAATTTCACCATCGACATCCGCATCGGGGCCGGGGCTTTTGTCTGCGGTGAAGAAACCGCCCTGATCGCCTCCATCGAAGGAAAACGGGGCACCCCCAAACCGAGGCCGCCCTACCCAGCCCAGTCCGGTCTCTGGGGTCATCCCACCCTGATTAACAATGTGGAGACCTACGCCAATATCGTGCCGATCATCCGGGAAGGGGCAGACTGGTTTAGCAGTATTGGCACAGAAAAAAGCAAGGGCACTAAGGTTTTCGCTCTCACCGGCAAAGTTAAAAACAACGGCCTGATCGAAGTGCCCATGGGAACCCCCGTTCGGCAGATTGTCGAACAAATGGGCGGTGGCATTCCCGACGGCGGCACGGTCAAATCGGTACAAACCGGCGGTCCTTCGGGGGGCTGCATTCCAGCGGCGTTTCTCGATACTCCCATCGAATATGATTCTTTGCTCAAGCTGGGCACCATGATGGGTTCTGGGGGGATGATCGTCATGGATGAAAGCACCAGCATGGTGGATGTGGCGAAATTCTACATGGAGTTTTGCCAATGTGAATCCTGCGGTAAATGTATCCCTTGCCGGGCGGGGACAGTGCAAATGTCTGATCTCCTCAGCAAACTCCTCAAGGGAGAAGCAGAACCCCAAGATATCGAACTGCTGGAAAGTCTTTGCTATATGGTCAAAGAAGCCAGCCTCTGCGGTCTGGGCCAGAGTGCCCCCAATCCGATTCTCAGTACCCTGCGCTATTTCCGACCGGAATATGAAGCGCTTGTGGGGAGGAGTCACCGTTAA